CCAGCTTTATGCCCACATCCCATCCATCCCTCCGACAGCCTCACCCACTCTCCCACTTCCTCCATCAATCTCAGTCCGGCCAAGACATAATCGCACCCGGTGAACTCGCCAATCCATGCTTCACAGCGCAGTCGGCAGTATCGAAACAGGGGAGAACCACCAGGCAGGCCATTTCCAAACCCAGTTTGGATTCAGACGCTCCTGCTTGCCCCAAGCCTCGGTTCGCGGTGGAACGTGAAGGAGGCGCATACGTCGGACGTACGATTCTCGAACTAGACTGGGTGTACAATAATGCTCGACTGATAGCGAGGCCTGATAGCGACTGGCTGACTCCAAATATCATCCAAGAAATAGATGACAGATCTGAGTCCGATCCTCGTTCTAGCAGTATGGCTGGTATTCATGCCGATAACCTGATGGGGTAGGGTCGTTAAACCATTCGGGGTAATAGCCATTTCCAAACTAAGTTTGGTTTTTGGGTGACCAGAAGGTTCGGAATGGCTGGCACCAGGCGGGGTTGAATTATTGCGGATCATTTCTCAATTTCAAAAAACCGTCGTATTAGCCTCTGCCGTAATGGGAACAGGGTGGCGAATCGTCGGGAAAGTCTTTGTTTTAGTCTGATGAACTTGGGTGTGGGGACAGGTGCGTGACTTAAGGCGACACATTTACTTCAACCCGATAAAACTGTTGGGATCCTGTCGTGGTGTCCTGCAATGAATCAAGACCGCCTACACCTCGAACACCGATCTGATCAGTAACGTTTGACCAAATTCCGGTCTGAAGATTTTCGCGCCGCTGGAGAGTGTAGTATCGCCTTGATGATGATGGGAAATAGACGGTGAGTGGAGAGATGTTCGAAATGACTGATATTTGGAAGCGCGAAGCCGGGTTCGTTGGATCCGTGTCAGCTACATAATCTTGCCAGAGGGGAGTCCCTTTGACGCCGAAGTTGTTCTCGTCGCTGATGCCATATTGAGTCATCCACCAGTTGGGTGTACCCAATGATTGAGTATCAAAAGCAATGGTGCGGACATTGTAATCGGGTGCAGTGCCTCTGAAATGGATCCAGCCCATGTTCTCACCCCATGCGTAACCATCAAAAGTCCCTGTGATCATATTGATGGTCACCTGATTGCTGGCAGAATTGAATTTGATCCACCCGATGTTCTCACCCCATGCAAGTCCAGAGAGATTCCCAGCTGCGTTAAGATTCACACCCCAGTCTGTGGCAGTTGTATTGGCATAGGGGCCACCCGGGTCACTGCCTAGTTTAATCCATCCAATGTTCTCGCCCCAGGTAAGCCCAGATAGGTATCCGCTTGTTCCATTATAATGAATCGTTATGCCTTGGTTCGTGGGTGAGGCATTTACCCATCCTGTGTTTTCTGCCCAAGCAAGTTTATTGGTAGGGTCAATGCCGGTAGAGGCCCATGTTGTGGTTGATAACAAGAACCCCAGTGTGGGGGCTAAAAGTAGGCTTTTGGATTTTGCAATCATTAACTAAGCCCTACTTTTACGGACCACCGCGGACGGGCCACACAAAGCTTACGCCCGCCTTACTGGTGTAGGCCACGTTGCCACTGTTCAAGTACACGATCCACGCGCCGGTCGTATCATCCTTGCGCGTAGAAGACGACCAGTAGGTACCCCCCTGAACGCCAGTGAACGGATGGCCCACCGGCAGCGGGGGATTGTAACTACCAAAATCAATCAAACTCTCCAGTTCCTTAACGTTCGGTAGCCGCCAGTCGCCCTCCACCGATGCATCGGTCAGACCACCCTCGCCACTGTTTAGTGTGGCGCAATCCGTCAGGGCAGTTGCCCATGTGCGTGAGCCCGCCTTAAAGTTGGCGTTCTTCAGCCAAATAAGCCCAGTCAGGTTGTCCGTCACCGTCCCGTCGCCATTATCTGTGAATCGAGGACTCGGTAAAACCACCCCCTTTTCTAAGTCGCCATCATCCCCCGCCACATAGGAGATCGTCTGTCCCGTCTTCGGAACCGCAGCATAATAGGCGCTAGCTCCCGCATTCGTGCTCAATATTCCAATAACGCCGAATATTGTCACGTTCTTCCTGATGTTCACTGCCGCCAGGTCCACGTCCACCATCGTCAGGTTTGTCGCCGCGTAATAGCCCGCCGACATCGCTGTTGTTGTGGATGACAGCGTCTGTGGCGATACAAATGCAGTAACTTTCTGGGCGGTATCAACCTGTTTCTGATAGATCTCCTCAAGAGTGTGCATGGTGGGTCCGGGTGCATTAGTAGGATCCAGACTCCCTGCTGGTGATCTGCTTGTTAGCAATAATAAAGTGAACAAGGTTGTAAATATAAAACTTGGGATCATACTAGCCTTCTCCTTCAGTCCTTTGTGAATCAGATGTAGACATGCTTTAGCTATTCTTTCGGCAAAATATACCATCTTTCTGGCCGTGTCCATCCTCCTGTTCCCTTTCTGTTAACTCGATGCCTGAGCTTCCCTGCCAACTCGTTGAATGTTACTTCCTTAATACGGCTCTGTAGGATGTCCAGGGCGCGGGGGAAGTTGAATTGGTGATGCTTGGATTTCAAAAAGCCAACTGTTGGTTAGGAAAGCTGAGGAGTTGGTGTCATGCCGGGTGTGTGGGCGGTTGAGTTTTTGTTGGAGTCATGCCTGCTGGATTTTCATGATGCCGGTGCGGTGTATAGGGGCGGATGTCTCTGAAATGGTGGGGGATGGGCGTGGAGATCAAACCAGGTTTGATTATGGATTCGTTTAGTTTTCGGATGAGTGCGGGGAATTCAATTACAGGCTCGACAAGGTAGGCTTTTGGGTGAATCATGTAAGGCGTAATCTGAAATTCTACCCGTTACCTCATTGTGTCAGGTGACATTACGGCTCATTAAAAGAGGAAAATAATGACGATTGATGAAATTAAGATCCACACGGCTCCCTGTAATATCTTTTTTCATAACAATACAATGATTTACTGTAGATGGATGAAAGTAGGAGAACATCCTGTCATGGGCGTTACAATACAGATCATCGATGCTGATAATAATAAAAAGAATATCTCCGCAGACACTATTGTGCGGATTACTAAGGCTTTACCGCTACCAGGTTAATAATTACATGAAGGAAATTAACGGCATTGTAATGGTGACAGGGCGTGGCGGAACTGCTTTTACTGGACAATTAACTCAAAAGGTAAATGGGGATATAGTTGTGTGTCGAAATGCTCCAACATGGCTCTCCGACTCAAACTGCTTGATAGTCATAGATGCAATAAAAAAGAGGGCCACAAGTGTTGCCATTGATGGGGAAGTGCTGAAGATCGAGACCATATGGCAAAAAGTGCATGAGAGTTGTTGATGAAAAACCGGATTGAAAACGGGATGATTGCGATGAATTACGGCATTAATAATCTTTTTCGATTTCGAAGCATGAAAGCAGCTTTTTTCTATGCATTTTGTCTCTTTGCTACTGCCACAAATGTACAAGCGATTACCGTTACGTTTGCCCCTAATGGAGGTTCGGTAAGTCCCGCATCAAAAACAGTTATATACGGTCAAACTTATGGTGCCCTTCCTACACCAACTAAGGTCGGGTATACCTTTCAACTTTGGTACAATGTTAACGGAGATTCTTGCAGTTCAGGTACGTATGTGTCATTTAATTATGATCACTCCTTAACTGCATTGTGGGAAGCAAAGCTTTATAGTGTCGGGTACGATTCGCAAGGTGGTGCATACAATCCGTCAACGAGAAGTATTTTGTATGGCAGCACTTTTGATTCGCTACCAACAGTGACACGCACTGGATATGCCTT
This is a stretch of genomic DNA from bacterium. It encodes these proteins:
- a CDS encoding DUF1566 domain-containing protein, which translates into the protein MIPSFIFTTLFTLLLLTSRSPAGSLDPTNAPGPTMHTLEEIYQKQVDTAQKVTAFVSPQTLSSTTTAMSAGYYAATNLTMVDVDLAAVNIRKNVTIFGVIGILSTNAGASAYYAAVPKTGQTISYVAGDDGDLEKGVVLPSPRFTDNGDGTVTDNLTGLIWLKNANFKAGSRTWATALTDCATLNSGEGGLTDASVEGDWRLPNVKELESLIDFGSYNPPLPVGHPFTGVQGGTYWSSSTRKDDTTGAWIVYLNSGNVAYTSKAGVSFVWPVRGGP
- a CDS encoding DUF3825 domain-containing protein → MPTSHPSLRQPHPLSHFLHQSQSGQDIIAPGELANPCFTAQSAVSKQGRTTRQAISKPSLDSDAPACPKPRFAVEREGGAYVGRTILELDWVYNNARLIARPDSDWLTPNIIQEIDDRSESDPRSSSMAGIHADNLMG